One genomic region from Argentina anserina chromosome 2, drPotAnse1.1, whole genome shotgun sequence encodes:
- the LOC126782281 gene encoding 5'-3' exoribonuclease 3 isoform X2, whose product MGVPAFYRWLAEKYPLVVVDVVEEEPVVIDDVSIPVDTSKPNPNGEYDNLYLDMNGIIHPCFHPEDRPSPTTFDEVFQCMFDYIDRLFVMVRPRKLLYMAIDGVAPRAKMNQQRSRRFRAAKDAADAAAEEERLREEFETEGRKLPPKLHSQTFDSNVITPGTPFMAVLSIALQYYIHLRLNNDPGWKNVKVILSDANVPGEGEHKVMSYIRLQRNLPGHDPNTRHCLYGLDADLIMLALATHEVHFSILREVVFIAGQQDKCFLCGQVGHLAANCEGKAKRKAGETDEKGDAEAVAKKPYQFLNIWTLREYLEFEMRMPGAPFEIDIERIVDDFIFLCFFVGNDFLPHMPTLEIREGAINLLLAVYKMEFKAMGGYLTDGSKPNLRRVEHFIQAVGCYEDKIFQKRAQLHLKQAERIKRQKAQARRGDDAQPQVQPDSLVAVNRFHGSRLASGPSPVPFQQSGSSRGKPQKVPRLSSEGSTVGAAIVEAENILEDALENKEDLKAKLKEVLREKNDAFNSDNPEEDKVKLGVPGWRDRYYEEKFNAKTPEEREAIRRDVVLSYTEGLCWVMHYYYEGVCSWQWFYPYHYAPFASDLKDLDQLDIIFELGTPFKPFNQLLGVFPAASAHALPETYRKLMTDPNSPIIDFYPADFEVDMNGKRFAWQGIAKLPFIDEVRLLSEVEKLEDTLTEEEARRNSVMFEMLFVTSSHPLSVCIYSLDNRCKHLTDKERMEVKEQIDPKYSEGMNGYLSPCAGEPCPPVFRSPVESMEDIMDNQVICAIYRLPDVHEHITRPPAGVIFPKKIVSLGDLKPAPVLWHEDSGRKPWHDNSGRKPWHDNSGNRPHESSRPNPPGSISGRQLGDAARRLVVNSLHGKANNNGYGNQMPAHQAAYAEPPYYPPHTSYASSGRYDQGHHSIAPPRTFQHPQAQHQNSHHPPTRHHSQHYDRDSGHTYHQSSRHQNGGVAYPQRPITPISGVIPGPYPVAYNNYQSHRPAEPPGYQGVDAWVPPPQNVGRGYGRPQQSGNHYSGLDRRGNRRPPPSQHGRQ is encoded by the exons ATGGGAGTTCCGGCGTTCTACAGATGGCTGGCGGAGAAGTACCCGCTCGTCGTCGTCGACGTGGTGGAAGAAGAACCGGTCGTAATCGACGACGTTTCGATTCCGGTCGACACTAGTAAGCCAAATCCTAACGGCGAGTATGACAATCTCTACCTCGATATGAATGGGATTATTCACCCTTGCTTTCACCCCGAGGATAGG CCTTCGCCGACTACCTTTGATGAGGTATTTCAGTGCATGTTCGATTACATAGACAGGCTTTTCGTGATGGTTCGACCTCGGAAGCTGCTATACATGGCCATAG ATGGTGTTGCCCCTAGGGCAAAAATGAATCAACAGAGATCCCGGCGGTTTAGAGCCGCCAAAGATGCAGCAGATGCG GCAGCTGAAGAAGAGAGGCTGCGTGAAGAGTTTGAAACTGAGGGGAGAAAGCTTCCACCCAAACTGCATTCACAAACTTTTGATTCCAATGTCATTACTCCGGGAACTCCATTTATGGCTGTTTTGTCAATTGCATTGCAGTACTATATTCACCTTAGATTAAATAACGATCCTGGATGGAAAAATGTTAag GTTATTCTTTCCGATGCAAATGTTCCGGGTGAAGGAGAGCACAAGGTTATGTCATACATTCGTCTCCAAAGAAATCTTCCTGGTCATGATCCAAATACACGTCATTGCCTGTATGGTTTG GATGCCGATTTAATTATGCTTGCCTTGGCCACCCATGAAGTTCATTTCTCTATTCTTCGAGAG GTTGTTTTCATCGCTGGACAGCAGGACAAGTGCTTCCTTTGTGGTCAGGTGGGTCATTTAGCCGCAAATTGTGAAGGAAAGGCAAAACGGAAGGCCGGAGAGACTGATGAGAAAGGTGATGCTGAAGCTGTGGCCAAGAAGCCGTACCAG TTTCTCAATATTTGGACTCTTAGAGAATatttggaatttgagatgCGGATGCCAGGTGCCccatttgagattgatattGAGCGCATTGTGGATGACTTTATATTCCTTTGTTTCTTTGTCGGAAATGATTTCTTACCTCATATGCCTACATTAGAGATTCGGGAG GGTGCAATTAACTTGCTTTTGGCTGTATATAAAATGGAATTTAAGGCAATGGGGGGATATCTAACTGATGGAAGCAAG CCAAATTTGAGGCGGGTGGAGCATTTCATTCAAGCAGTTGGATGTTATGAAGATAAAATATTCCAGAAAAGAGCTCAACTGCATCtg AAGCAAGCAGAGAGAATAAAGCGTCAAAAGGCACAAGCTCGAAGAGGAGATGACGCACAGCCCCAAGTGCAACCAGATTCTTTAGTTGCAGTTAATCGGTTTCATGGTTCTCGTCTTGCTTCAGGTCCTTCACCTGTGCCATTTCAACAATCTGGATCTAGTAGAGGAAAACCTCAGAAAGTTCCGCGGTTGTCCTCGGAGGGATCAACTGTAGGTGCTGCTATTGTTGAAGCTGAGAACATTCTTGAAGAT GCTCttgaaaacaaagaagattTGAAGGCAAAGCTCAAGGAGGTTCTTAGAGAGAAAAATGATGCGTTTAATTCTGATAATCCCGAGGAAGACAAG GTTAAGTTGGGTGTACCTGGATGGAGAGATAGGTATTATGAAGAGAAATTCAATGCAAAAACTCCCGAAGAGCGTGAAGCAATTCGAAGAGATGTT GTTTTGAGCTACACTGAAGGTCTGTGTTGGGTGATGCACTATTATTATGAGGGCGTTTGTTCGTGGCAGTG GTTTTACCCGTATCATTATGCGCCCTTTGCTTCTGATCTCAAGGACCTTGATCAACTAGATATAATTTTTGAATTGGGCACTCCCTTTAAGCCATTCAATCAGCTGTTAGGGGTTTTCCCTGCTGCAAG TGCCCATGCCCTTCCTGAGACGTACAGGAAGTTAATGACTGATCCAAACTCGCCTATTATTGATTTTTACCCTGCTG ACTTTGAAGTAGATATGAATGGGAAACGATTTGCATGGCAG GGTATTGCAAAACTCCCTTTCATCGATGAAGTCCGTCTTCTTTCTGAGGTCGAAAAGCTTGAGGATACATTAACG GAGGAGGAAGCACGCAGAAACAGTGTGATGTTTGAGATGCTCTTTGTTACATCTTCTCATCCTCTCTCTGTGTGCATATATTCTCTTGACAATCGCTGTAAGCATTTGACAGACAAAGAGCGTATGGAGGTTAAGGAACAAATTGATCCCAAATACAG TGAAGGGATGAATGGCTATCTATCTCCATGTGCTGGAGAGCCCTGTCCACCCGTTTTCCGGTCTCCTGTTGAAAGCATGGAGGATATTATGGACAACCAAGTCAT ATGCGCAATATACAGACTACCAGATGTACATGAGCATATAACTCGACCACCAGCAGGGGTCATCTTTCCTAAGAAG ATTGTGTCATTGGGGGATCTGAAGCCCGCACCTGTTTTGTGGCATGAGGACTCGGGTAGGAAGCCCTGGCATGATAATTCAGGTAGGAAGCCCTGGCATGACAATTCAGGGAATAGGCCACATGAAAGTTCTAG GCCGAACCCTCCTGGTAGCATTTCTGGAAGACAGCTTGGCGACGCAGCACGTCGACTTGTCGTTAATAGCTTACATGGTAAGGCAAACAACAATGGGTATGGCAATCAGATGCCTGCCCATCAAGCTGCTTATGCAGAACCTCCTTATTACCCACCACACACTTCCTACGCAAGTAGTGGAAGATATGATCAGGGACACCACAGTATAGCGCCACCCAGAACATTTCAGCATCCACAAGCCCAACACCAGAATTCCCACCACCCTCCGACTAGACATCATTCTCAACATTATGATAGGGATTCTGGTCACACATATCATCAATCGTCCCGTCATCAGAATGGTGGGGTTGCTTACCCCCAGAGACCTATTACACCAATATCAGGAGTCATTCCAGGTCCGTATCCAGTTGCTTATAACAACTATCAGAGTCACCGACCAGCTGAACCGCCTGGTTATCAAGGAGTCGATGCCTGGGTCCCACCGCCCCAGAATGTGGGCAGAGGATACGGTCGTCCTCAGCAATCTGGAAACCATTACTCTGGATTGGACAGGAGAGGAAATAGAAGACCACCTCCATCCCAGCATGGCCGCCAGTAG
- the LOC126782281 gene encoding 5'-3' exoribonuclease 3 isoform X1: MGVPAFYRWLAEKYPLVVVDVVEEEPVVIDDVSIPVDTSKPNPNGEYDNLYLDMNGIIHPCFHPEDRPSPTTFDEVFQCMFDYIDRLFVMVRPRKLLYMAIDGVAPRAKMNQQRSRRFRAAKDAADAAAEEERLREEFETEGRKLPPKLHSQTFDSNVITPGTPFMAVLSIALQYYIHLRLNNDPGWKNVKVILSDANVPGEGEHKVMSYIRLQRNLPGHDPNTRHCLYGLDADLIMLALATHEVHFSILREVVFIAGQQDKCFLCGQVGHLAANCEGKAKRKAGETDEKGDAEAVAKKPYQFLNIWTLREYLEFEMRMPGAPFEIDIERIVDDFIFLCFFVGNDFLPHMPTLEIREGAINLLLAVYKMEFKAMGGYLTDGSKPNLRRVEHFIQAVGCYEDKIFQKRAQLHLKQAERIKRQKAQARRGDDAQPQVQPDSLVAVNRFHGSRLASGPSPVPFQQSGSSRGKPQKVPRLSSEGSTVGAAIVEAENILEDALENKEDLKAKLKEVLREKNDAFNSDNPEEDKVKLGVPGWRDRYYEEKFNAKTPEEREAIRRDVVLSYTEGLCWVMHYYYEGVCSWQWFYPYHYAPFASDLKDLDQLDIIFELGTPFKPFNQLLGVFPAASAHALPETYRKLMTDPNSPIIDFYPADFEVDMNGKRFAWQGIAKLPFIDEVRLLSEVEKLEDTLTEEEARRNSVMFEMLFVTSSHPLSVCIYSLDNRCKHLTDKERMEVKEQIDPKYRDTCSEGMNGYLSPCAGEPCPPVFRSPVESMEDIMDNQVICAIYRLPDVHEHITRPPAGVIFPKKIVSLGDLKPAPVLWHEDSGRKPWHDNSGRKPWHDNSGNRPHESSRPNPPGSISGRQLGDAARRLVVNSLHGKANNNGYGNQMPAHQAAYAEPPYYPPHTSYASSGRYDQGHHSIAPPRTFQHPQAQHQNSHHPPTRHHSQHYDRDSGHTYHQSSRHQNGGVAYPQRPITPISGVIPGPYPVAYNNYQSHRPAEPPGYQGVDAWVPPPQNVGRGYGRPQQSGNHYSGLDRRGNRRPPPSQHGRQ; this comes from the exons ATGGGAGTTCCGGCGTTCTACAGATGGCTGGCGGAGAAGTACCCGCTCGTCGTCGTCGACGTGGTGGAAGAAGAACCGGTCGTAATCGACGACGTTTCGATTCCGGTCGACACTAGTAAGCCAAATCCTAACGGCGAGTATGACAATCTCTACCTCGATATGAATGGGATTATTCACCCTTGCTTTCACCCCGAGGATAGG CCTTCGCCGACTACCTTTGATGAGGTATTTCAGTGCATGTTCGATTACATAGACAGGCTTTTCGTGATGGTTCGACCTCGGAAGCTGCTATACATGGCCATAG ATGGTGTTGCCCCTAGGGCAAAAATGAATCAACAGAGATCCCGGCGGTTTAGAGCCGCCAAAGATGCAGCAGATGCG GCAGCTGAAGAAGAGAGGCTGCGTGAAGAGTTTGAAACTGAGGGGAGAAAGCTTCCACCCAAACTGCATTCACAAACTTTTGATTCCAATGTCATTACTCCGGGAACTCCATTTATGGCTGTTTTGTCAATTGCATTGCAGTACTATATTCACCTTAGATTAAATAACGATCCTGGATGGAAAAATGTTAag GTTATTCTTTCCGATGCAAATGTTCCGGGTGAAGGAGAGCACAAGGTTATGTCATACATTCGTCTCCAAAGAAATCTTCCTGGTCATGATCCAAATACACGTCATTGCCTGTATGGTTTG GATGCCGATTTAATTATGCTTGCCTTGGCCACCCATGAAGTTCATTTCTCTATTCTTCGAGAG GTTGTTTTCATCGCTGGACAGCAGGACAAGTGCTTCCTTTGTGGTCAGGTGGGTCATTTAGCCGCAAATTGTGAAGGAAAGGCAAAACGGAAGGCCGGAGAGACTGATGAGAAAGGTGATGCTGAAGCTGTGGCCAAGAAGCCGTACCAG TTTCTCAATATTTGGACTCTTAGAGAATatttggaatttgagatgCGGATGCCAGGTGCCccatttgagattgatattGAGCGCATTGTGGATGACTTTATATTCCTTTGTTTCTTTGTCGGAAATGATTTCTTACCTCATATGCCTACATTAGAGATTCGGGAG GGTGCAATTAACTTGCTTTTGGCTGTATATAAAATGGAATTTAAGGCAATGGGGGGATATCTAACTGATGGAAGCAAG CCAAATTTGAGGCGGGTGGAGCATTTCATTCAAGCAGTTGGATGTTATGAAGATAAAATATTCCAGAAAAGAGCTCAACTGCATCtg AAGCAAGCAGAGAGAATAAAGCGTCAAAAGGCACAAGCTCGAAGAGGAGATGACGCACAGCCCCAAGTGCAACCAGATTCTTTAGTTGCAGTTAATCGGTTTCATGGTTCTCGTCTTGCTTCAGGTCCTTCACCTGTGCCATTTCAACAATCTGGATCTAGTAGAGGAAAACCTCAGAAAGTTCCGCGGTTGTCCTCGGAGGGATCAACTGTAGGTGCTGCTATTGTTGAAGCTGAGAACATTCTTGAAGAT GCTCttgaaaacaaagaagattTGAAGGCAAAGCTCAAGGAGGTTCTTAGAGAGAAAAATGATGCGTTTAATTCTGATAATCCCGAGGAAGACAAG GTTAAGTTGGGTGTACCTGGATGGAGAGATAGGTATTATGAAGAGAAATTCAATGCAAAAACTCCCGAAGAGCGTGAAGCAATTCGAAGAGATGTT GTTTTGAGCTACACTGAAGGTCTGTGTTGGGTGATGCACTATTATTATGAGGGCGTTTGTTCGTGGCAGTG GTTTTACCCGTATCATTATGCGCCCTTTGCTTCTGATCTCAAGGACCTTGATCAACTAGATATAATTTTTGAATTGGGCACTCCCTTTAAGCCATTCAATCAGCTGTTAGGGGTTTTCCCTGCTGCAAG TGCCCATGCCCTTCCTGAGACGTACAGGAAGTTAATGACTGATCCAAACTCGCCTATTATTGATTTTTACCCTGCTG ACTTTGAAGTAGATATGAATGGGAAACGATTTGCATGGCAG GGTATTGCAAAACTCCCTTTCATCGATGAAGTCCGTCTTCTTTCTGAGGTCGAAAAGCTTGAGGATACATTAACG GAGGAGGAAGCACGCAGAAACAGTGTGATGTTTGAGATGCTCTTTGTTACATCTTCTCATCCTCTCTCTGTGTGCATATATTCTCTTGACAATCGCTGTAAGCATTTGACAGACAAAGAGCGTATGGAGGTTAAGGAACAAATTGATCCCAAATACAG GGATACATGCAGTGAAGGGATGAATGGCTATCTATCTCCATGTGCTGGAGAGCCCTGTCCACCCGTTTTCCGGTCTCCTGTTGAAAGCATGGAGGATATTATGGACAACCAAGTCAT ATGCGCAATATACAGACTACCAGATGTACATGAGCATATAACTCGACCACCAGCAGGGGTCATCTTTCCTAAGAAG ATTGTGTCATTGGGGGATCTGAAGCCCGCACCTGTTTTGTGGCATGAGGACTCGGGTAGGAAGCCCTGGCATGATAATTCAGGTAGGAAGCCCTGGCATGACAATTCAGGGAATAGGCCACATGAAAGTTCTAG GCCGAACCCTCCTGGTAGCATTTCTGGAAGACAGCTTGGCGACGCAGCACGTCGACTTGTCGTTAATAGCTTACATGGTAAGGCAAACAACAATGGGTATGGCAATCAGATGCCTGCCCATCAAGCTGCTTATGCAGAACCTCCTTATTACCCACCACACACTTCCTACGCAAGTAGTGGAAGATATGATCAGGGACACCACAGTATAGCGCCACCCAGAACATTTCAGCATCCACAAGCCCAACACCAGAATTCCCACCACCCTCCGACTAGACATCATTCTCAACATTATGATAGGGATTCTGGTCACACATATCATCAATCGTCCCGTCATCAGAATGGTGGGGTTGCTTACCCCCAGAGACCTATTACACCAATATCAGGAGTCATTCCAGGTCCGTATCCAGTTGCTTATAACAACTATCAGAGTCACCGACCAGCTGAACCGCCTGGTTATCAAGGAGTCGATGCCTGGGTCCCACCGCCCCAGAATGTGGGCAGAGGATACGGTCGTCCTCAGCAATCTGGAAACCATTACTCTGGATTGGACAGGAGAGGAAATAGAAGACCACCTCCATCCCAGCATGGCCGCCAGTAG
- the LOC126782771 gene encoding ATP sulfurylase 2, whose translation MSLTIKLHVPTSHLNLNATSFKRPTTLRTTTIPIYHSNPLSCFVHKHKPRTTMPNGAIKSSLIDPDGGALVDLVVPESERGAKAAEAEALPKVKLTQIDLEWVHVISEGWSSPLRGFMREEEYLQSLHFNSLRMKDGSVVNMSLPIVLAIDDETKGTIGAEKNVGLVGPNGDLVGMLRSVEIYKHNKEERIARTWGSIAPGLPYVEESITPAGNWLIGGDLEVLERIKYNDGLDNYRLSPQQLRNEFDKRQADAVFAFQLRNPVHNGHALLMNDTRRRLLEMGYKNPVLLLHPLGGYTKPDDVPLDVRMEQHSKVLEDGVLDPETTIVGIFPSPMHYAGPTEVQWHAKARINAGANFYIVGRDPAGMGHPTEKRDLYDPDHGKKVLSMAPGLEKLNILPFRVAAYDTVAKKMAFFDPSRAKDFLFISGTKMRTFAKTGENPPDGFMCPGGWKVLVNYYESLQTEESSQQPAVLST comes from the exons ATGTCGCTGACTATTAAGCTTCACGTCCCCACCTCCCACCTCAACCTCAACGCCACCTCATTCAAACGACCCACCACCCTAAGAACCACCACCATACCCATCTACCACTCTAACCCGTTATCCTGCTTCGTgcataaacacaaacccagaacCACAATGCCTAACGGTGCCATTAAGAGCTCGCTGATCGACCCTGACGGTGGGGCCCTCGTCGATCTGGTGGTGCCGGAGAGCGAGCGTGGGGCCAAGGCGGCGGAGGCGGAGGCGCTGCCGAAGGTGAAGCTGACGCAGATAGACTTGGAGTGGGTGCATGTGATCAGCGAGGGATGGTCGAGCCCGTTGAGGGGGTTTATGAGGGAGGAGGAGTACTTGCAGAGCTTGCATTTCAACTCGTTGAGAATGAAAGACGGGTCTGTGGTCAACATGTCGCTTCCCATTGTGTTGGCCATTGATGATGAAACCAAGGGGACAATCGGGGCGGAGAAGAATGTGGGGTTGGTTGGACCTAATGGAGATTTGGTTGGGATGTTAAGGAG TGTTGAGATATACAAGCATAACAAAGAAGAAAGGATTGCGAGAACTTGGGGGTCCATTGCACCAGGATTGCCGTACGTTGAGGAATCCATCACTCCAGCTGGGAACTGGCTTATTGGTGGAGATTTGGAAGTACTAGAGCGTATCAAATACAATGATGGGCTCGATAACTACAGACTCTCTCCTCAACAACTCCGAAATGAATTTGATAAGCGTCAGGCCGACGCAGTTTTTGCATTTCAATTAAGAAATCCTGTACATAATGGTCATGCTTTGTTGATGAATGATACACGCCGCCGACTCTTGGAAATGGGTTACAAAAATCCAGTTCTATTGCTTCATCCTTTAGGAGGTTATACAAAGCCGGATGATGTGCCCTTGGATGTTCGGATGGAGCAACATAGCAAG GTACTAGAAGATGGAGTTCTCGACCCTGAGACTACCATTGTGGGCATATTCCCATCTCCTATGCACTATGCTGGTCCAACTGAGGTACAATGGCATGCAAAAGCACGGATAAATGCAGGTGCAAATTTCTATATTGTGGGTCGTGATCCTGCTGGCATGGGACACCCAACAGAGAAGAGGGACTTGTATGACCCTGATCATGGAAAAAAGGTGTTGAGCATGGCACCTGGTCTCGAGAAACTCAATATTTTGCCATTCAGG GTGGCTGCTTATGACACTGTGGCAAAGAAGATGGCATTTTTTGATCCTTCACGAGCAAAAGATTTCCTCTTCATCTCTGGGACCAAG ATGCGGACTTTTGCAAAGACAGGCGAAAACCCTCCTGATGGTTTCATGTGTCCCGGAGGATGGAAGGTTCTAGTGAACTACTATGAGAGCTTGCAAACAGAAGAGTCATCTCAGCAGCCAGCTGTTTTGTCAACTTAA